One stretch of Hyalangium gracile DNA includes these proteins:
- a CDS encoding TlpA disulfide reductase family protein has translation MLRALLTAVLMLSLAGCKSTPEAVEAPGDGFLGALVLPAVGPQRMAARELSGRVVLVNFLATWCFPCVAELPSLEALQRDYGPQGFQVVGVGMDLEGEKVLAPFADHYELRFPVLIADEHIRSGQSPFGMIGALPTSVILDRQGRAVAAWQGVAGHEVMARAIEKTLRSKD, from the coding sequence GTGCTCCGCGCCCTGCTCACGGCCGTCCTGATGCTGAGCCTGGCCGGCTGCAAGAGCACCCCCGAGGCCGTGGAGGCGCCGGGGGACGGGTTCCTGGGAGCGCTCGTGCTGCCCGCGGTGGGGCCTCAGCGGATGGCCGCGAGGGAGCTCTCCGGGCGGGTGGTGCTGGTGAACTTCCTGGCGACGTGGTGCTTCCCGTGCGTGGCGGAGCTGCCCTCGCTCGAGGCGCTCCAGCGCGACTACGGTCCGCAGGGGTTCCAGGTGGTGGGGGTGGGGATGGATCTGGAGGGGGAGAAGGTGCTGGCCCCCTTCGCGGACCACTACGAGCTGCGCTTCCCGGTGCTGATCGCGGACGAGCACATCCGCTCGGGGCAGAGCCCCTTCGGGATGATCGGCGCGCTGCCCACCTCGGTCATCCTGGACCGGCAGGGGCGGGCGGTGGCGGCCTGGCAGGGCGTGGCCGGGCATGAGGTGATGGCCCGGGCCATCGAGAAGACGCTGCGCAGCAAGGACTAG
- a CDS encoding AAA-like domain-containing protein — MDIQHRHPQDQWPYEQEELALTCLVHTSLFTHEPLGEQSIVLHRFGGSYGPAAFLLTAKEFFQKGAITLSFVNRHGMTVHTVVLPNIEIVAEPAAEAPDFMLDLPRFGEEEVAEEILGEDSPPEEVSQGSEDWVVFSGEISPRERERMRNVLSPFREYLILNGVVEEPIPPMTFHFPPAPKDRNDRREWGYLRSLLSLKDTLTREYAHHVLKRRQGEAPTELASVESGLADYLVCSFKNDPHFGQEEARLQFSKAPFLRNLDNRLRFTRPQDPTAPGVWEIWGGVFWELRQHFGAQVIDELVVQAWRATKDDFPRALLRRMAQRSFEKFEKTGEVLLERGVLSARDYRDLLSEAIQPVELSLPPLAIERPEAHHLLKLISALHGAPIIRVEGYYGQASATLLRLVGLLGERLNVPMQFFLFDVPSRLPLELRPDEFLELFTTRIEDLVREVRYQHPEWKIVVGIGNFHRLHTLVGDVETVNSLQDRLTRQDARLLLACRPDTPFSHRAEVVRLQDLDGEQVRNLCWMYGVSLSEEGEREFLHWTGGSLHLAEIALQGARQHEWTLEELMRFESVEWSRIFDGEMARVRQWLAQQSPVLTTALREVSANGVWFLERDVALPLMGQGLICESERDSYTLRTPLYLRALWPDTVARLPHAFWDRLGGHRWSLDAWQLASRPGQGLRLRLVLQSHDAKKDPIPKSVHFMLTRRLHKHVRSVQGRAIADFSVGASFGPTRAYAEMELKGERYRLSLPIDDISQLPKNPRPKKKKKAAPKDARKK; from the coding sequence GTGGATATCCAGCACCGCCACCCGCAGGATCAGTGGCCCTATGAGCAGGAGGAACTGGCCCTCACCTGCCTGGTCCACACCTCGCTCTTCACCCACGAGCCCCTGGGCGAGCAGAGCATCGTCCTGCACCGCTTCGGTGGCAGCTACGGGCCGGCGGCCTTCCTGCTCACCGCGAAGGAGTTCTTCCAGAAGGGAGCCATCACCCTGAGCTTCGTGAACCGGCACGGGATGACGGTGCACACGGTGGTGCTCCCGAACATCGAGATCGTGGCCGAGCCTGCCGCGGAGGCCCCGGACTTCATGCTGGATCTCCCTCGCTTTGGCGAAGAAGAGGTCGCAGAGGAGATTCTGGGGGAGGACAGCCCTCCAGAGGAGGTGTCGCAGGGCTCGGAGGATTGGGTCGTCTTCTCAGGGGAAATCTCGCCGCGCGAGCGCGAGCGTATGAGGAATGTGCTGTCGCCCTTCCGTGAGTACCTCATCCTGAACGGAGTCGTGGAGGAGCCGATCCCGCCGATGACGTTTCATTTCCCTCCAGCACCCAAGGATCGGAATGACCGTCGTGAGTGGGGCTATCTGCGCAGCCTGCTTTCCCTAAAAGACACCTTGACCCGCGAGTATGCACATCATGTGTTGAAGCGGAGACAAGGGGAGGCCCCTACGGAACTCGCCTCGGTGGAGTCCGGGCTCGCGGACTACCTAGTGTGCAGCTTCAAGAACGACCCGCACTTCGGCCAGGAGGAGGCTCGGCTCCAGTTCTCCAAGGCACCTTTCCTCCGGAACCTGGACAACCGCCTCAGATTCACCCGGCCGCAGGACCCGACAGCTCCGGGCGTGTGGGAGATCTGGGGTGGAGTATTCTGGGAGCTTCGCCAGCACTTCGGCGCGCAGGTCATCGATGAACTCGTGGTGCAGGCTTGGCGCGCCACGAAGGACGACTTCCCGAGAGCGCTCCTGCGAAGGATGGCCCAACGGAGCTTCGAGAAGTTCGAGAAGACCGGCGAGGTCCTACTGGAACGCGGGGTACTGAGTGCACGGGACTACCGGGACCTGCTGAGCGAGGCGATACAGCCGGTGGAGCTCTCCCTTCCCCCTCTTGCTATCGAGCGGCCAGAGGCCCATCACCTCCTGAAGCTCATCAGCGCCTTGCACGGTGCGCCGATCATCCGCGTGGAGGGCTACTACGGACAAGCCAGTGCCACGCTCCTGAGACTCGTGGGGCTGCTTGGGGAGCGACTGAATGTCCCCATGCAGTTCTTCCTATTCGATGTTCCCTCGCGCCTTCCTCTGGAGCTCAGGCCGGACGAGTTCCTGGAACTCTTCACGACTCGCATCGAAGACTTGGTGCGGGAGGTGCGGTATCAGCATCCCGAGTGGAAGATCGTAGTCGGGATCGGCAACTTCCATCGGCTCCACACCCTCGTAGGGGATGTGGAGACTGTGAACTCCTTGCAGGACAGGCTCACACGTCAGGACGCACGGCTCTTGCTGGCATGCCGGCCTGATACCCCCTTCTCCCACCGGGCCGAGGTGGTACGGCTCCAGGACCTGGACGGGGAGCAGGTCCGAAACCTCTGCTGGATGTACGGAGTGAGTCTCAGTGAAGAGGGCGAGCGGGAGTTCCTCCACTGGACGGGGGGAAGCCTCCACCTCGCGGAGATTGCGCTCCAAGGAGCTCGCCAGCACGAATGGACCCTCGAGGAACTCATGCGCTTCGAGAGCGTGGAGTGGTCCCGCATCTTCGATGGGGAGATGGCTCGGGTCCGCCAATGGCTCGCCCAGCAGTCCCCAGTGCTGACGACGGCCCTGCGCGAGGTCAGCGCGAACGGGGTGTGGTTCCTGGAGCGCGACGTTGCGCTCCCGCTCATGGGCCAAGGACTCATCTGTGAGTCGGAGCGAGACAGCTACACGCTCAGGACCCCGCTCTATCTGCGTGCACTCTGGCCCGATACCGTCGCTCGGCTGCCGCATGCATTCTGGGATCGACTGGGAGGTCACCGGTGGTCGCTTGATGCATGGCAACTGGCATCGCGCCCTGGCCAGGGGCTGCGGCTCCGGCTCGTCCTCCAGTCACATGATGCGAAGAAGGATCCGATTCCCAAGTCGGTACATTTCATGCTGACTCGGAGGCTCCACAAGCACGTCCGATCCGTCCAAGGCCGGGCGATCGCGGACTTCTCCGTGGGAGCCTCCTTTGGTCCTACCCGGGCCTATGCGGAGATGGAACTCAAGGGGGAACGTTACCGGCTCAGCCTTCCCATCGACGACATCTCCCAGCTTCCAAAGAATCCTCGCCCAAAGAAGAAGAAGAAGGCGGCGCCGAAGGACGCCCGAAAGAAGTAG